In Phaenicophaeus curvirostris isolate KB17595 chromosome 14, BPBGC_Pcur_1.0, whole genome shotgun sequence, a single genomic region encodes these proteins:
- the CTU2 gene encoding cytoplasmic tRNA 2-thiolation protein 2 — protein sequence MLGKNRIIFPGEKVLLALSGGPGSSAMLRQVQEGLSRETAKRLRFVPGLIYIDEGAVRGQKAAQREQSLAHMETLLQATGFPYYLAHLEEALELPASILRPGPVGSSEPSPSYKEAVEGFIQQQRQDGDGGTSVPNLGTQDTPAGTPATPRLPTAAQTQELQRLFEAVETSTAREELLQMLRIHLILQTARTKGYAKVMTGESCTRVAIKLLTNLALGRGAFLAVDTGFMDNRHGDVTVVRPMREYMAKEIAFYNHFFNVPTVIAPPLLTKRREKPSIHRLIERFLLGLQEDFSSTISTVYRTGEKLSPDPAKASSESERCLLCLCALDIAGEEELALEPTLIMDEPEPVGDRAESRAAFIPLLCYSCRLTFKELGPLATLPPYVRAEGQCRIRRAEMEQQSQVVLQENKEPMPTRSPPLPLPAILQHLSLPSSSPIQHLSSGFPRRLPLRVSQGGLSCFIR from the exons ATGCTGGGCAAGAACCGCATCATCTTCCCAGGAGAGAAG GTGCTGCTGGCACTGTCGGGAGGGCCGGGCTCCAGCGCCATGCTCCGCCAGGTCCAGGAG GGGCTCAGCCGGGAGACAGCCAAGAGGCTCCGCTTTGTCCCTGGACTCATTTACATTGACG AGGGAGCGGTGCGAGGGCAGAAGGCGGCCCAGCGGGAGCAGAGCCTGGCCCACATGGAGACCCTGCTGCAGGCCACAGGCTTCCCCTACTACCTAGCGCACCTGGAGGAG gcacTGGAGCTGCCCGCATCCATCTTGCGGCCAGGGCCAGTGGGGTCCAGCGAGCCCAGCCCCTCCTacaaggaggctgtggagggCTTCATCCAGCAGCAGCGtcaggatggggatggtggCACTTCAGTGCCCAACCTTGGCACCCAGGACACGCCAGCAGGGACCCCGGCCACCCCCCGCCTGCCCACAGCTGCCcaaacccaggagctgcagcGGCTCTTTGAGGCCGTGGAGACGTCAACGGCgagagaggagctgctgcagatgCTGCG GATTCATCTCATCCTGCAGACAGCCCGGACCAAGGGCTACGCCAAGGTGATGACAGGCGAGAGCTGCACTCGTGTGGCCATCAAGCTCCTCACCAACCTGGCACTCGGCCGTGGCGCCTTCCTCGCCGTTGACACG GGCTTCATGGACAACCGCCACGGTGACGTGACGGTGGTGCGGCCCATGCGGGAGTACATGGCCAAGGAGATCGCCTTCTACAACCACTTCTTCAATGTCCCCACTGTCATCGCGCCACCCCTCCTCACCAAG CGCCGGGAGAAGCCCAGCATCCACCGCCTGATAGAGCGCTTCCTtttggggctgcaggaggattTCTCCTCTACCATCAGCACCGTCTACCG GACAGGCGAGAAGCTGAGCCCGGATCCAGCCAAGGCGAGCAGCGAGTCTGAGCgctgcctgctctgcctgtGCGCCCTGGACATCGCTGGGG AGGAGGAGTTGGCCCTGGAGCCCACGCTGATCATGGATGAGCCGGAGCCGGTGGGAGACAG GGCCGAAAGCAGAGCTGCCTTCATCCCGCTGCTGTGCTACAGCTGCCGCCTCACCTTCAAGGAACTG GGTCCCCTTGCCACGCTGCCGCCCTATGTGCGCGCCGAGGGTCAGTGCAGGATCCGCAG AGCAGAGatggagcagcagagccaggtgGTCCTGCAGGAGAATAAGGAGCCCATGCCCACACGCTCACCCCCACTGCCCCTGCCGGCCATCCTGCAGCacctgtccctccccagctccagccccattcAGCATCTATCCTCTGGGTTCCCCAGGCGGCTGCCG CTGCGCGTCAGCCAGGGAGGCCTCAGCTGTTTTATTAGATAA